The Anomalospiza imberbis isolate Cuckoo-Finch-1a 21T00152 chromosome Z, ASM3175350v1, whole genome shotgun sequence genomic interval taattttaattattttgggGGGAGGAGTCAGTTTCTTTCAGCTTACACTATCATAAATTATTCTGTTCTCATGTGgcattaaaaacaaaccaacccctGTGGGTTATGATGGTGCAGAAAGATACTATAAAAAACATGTTTCAGAATTAAAATAGTTGTAAACAGCTGCAGAGCAAGCCAGAGCTCTTTGTTCTCTTGGAAAAGTCCCTTGTCTTCCTACAACTGCCACAGTCTGTGCATATGCAATGAATAAAAACATCAGTAGGAACATAGTTCTTGCATACAAGCTAAGACTACAGCAGTCTGATACTAAGTCAGCTCTTTGAGGAAGCCCCATATACATGAAACACAACTGCAGCTCCATGGAATTTTCATTTCATCAATGGAAAGGGAATGATTTTTCTAGTGTCAAAGCCTGTATAAAAAGAGGCATTTTCAGGACAACATATCTTTTTATTAAGGTGGTTACTTCTAACAGGAATTGTTCATCCTAAATCAGCAAAGATTATTTAGACTGCTTTCTGTTGCTAAATATGTGCAACAATTACAGGGAGTAGTCCTTAGCATTCTGCATCTCTCATGCCAGCATTacaagagcagctgctgctatCTGGACCAGATCCCTTTACAGCAATATAAGTACCAGTGTTAAGGAAGATGCAGATGCAGCAGTGGAGTCAACCAGGTCCAGGAACAGCACAGCTTAGTTCACTGTTAGACCCTAATCCTAGTGGTACAGCCACTGTACACTTAACTGCTCAGTTGTAGCAGTGTTCTCCTGAGCCCCACTAAGAGATGCACCAGCCTGCTAAGTAACAGGACATAAATTTTGAAATCCCTTTAATAttgtttttaacatttatttgtCAACTCTCTCTTACCTATTTTTCTGACTGAGGGAGATAGCACAACTTATATACAGCTATTTTTGCTAACATGATTATTTTAAGACAGTTTGAAATAACCCAGCCAAGTCAAAACTTTCAAGTCCTTCAGTCACTCTTGATTAAAGAGTGAAGGAAGGTAAACATATACTGTATACTCTAAACTaaagtgctgtgtccagttctgggcccctcagtttagtAAGGACATTGAAACACTTAAGtacatccagaggagggcaacaaggctggtgaggggcttggaacacaagtgctgtgaggaatgactgagggagctggggctgtttagcctggaggaaaggagactCAGAtgtgaccttatcactctctacaactccctggaAGGTggctgtagtcaggtggggtttggtctctttctccaggcagcaactgacagaaccagaggacacagtctcaagctgcatcaagggaaatataggctggatattaagaagaagttttttacagaaagagtgataaagtactggaatggcctgcccagggaggtggtggaatcaccatccctggatgtgtttaagaaaagaatgggtatggcactcagtgccatggtttagctgaggtgttagggctgggttggacttgatgatctttaaggcctcttccaacctagtgattctgtgaattctatGATTCCAAAAGACAATTATGCTAAGACATCTTCATGAATACGAGCAGAGAGCTTGAGATTCAAGTGCTGACTGTAACTGCGGTTGTATCTGTTCTTTAAAGAAATGATTGTATCTACCTTGAACTACTACCACACAGAGTGGAGATTTTCAATGAGTTGTCATAAACTTcagtagagaaataaaattgtatGTTTCATGCTTGCTGCAATTCAACTATTCAGCTCTCTCACTGTATACTTCAAAAGTGGAGTCAAACTTCGACTTAAAACCAAGAAATCATTCATATCTGCAACTGTGAATGTACAAAAACAACATTAGCAATAACCAGTAACTTGTCCAGGTACTTTTTAGGAAAGAACTGGGAGAAGAATGTGTTCCGACTACTATAAATAAAGTCAGTACataaatgaattaaaatttGTCATGGACTGCTTATCCACCCCTTTCAGCCCCTAAAGTAAGGCAATACCTGAAAGAATAGCTTGCCCAAGCTCAACTCTCATGCAAACAGCTCCAACTGATTACCTGCTGCAGATCTTTAATTATTATTCatgataaataaataataccaccttttttcttttagaagtcTGCTCTTCCTTCTGTTAGTGTACTCCTCTCACATACcctttaatataatttttgtttgaaataagTCAATCATGGTGTTCATTTTTCCTTTACAGGAAAGAGAAACACAGAAGAGTCctagtatttcactgaaaaaagtGAGTTCTGAAAATCTGAGTTGCAAAACTGTCCAGAGCTCCTTGTCTTAATGTATCTATCGTCCTCTTCTGTGCATACAAAACCAAATGGGATTGCATTTACAATCAGGTTAAACTGCTAGCTCTCTTCCCTTCATCTCCAGGCCAGCAGTTTATGCCTGTACCTTTATTCCATTGGTTATAAAACCTGAGAACCAAGATACGTTGTAGGTACTAAATCTTACCGGAGCATGCGGCATCGATGATTAGTTAGCCTTTTGTAGGCATCCTGCAAGTTGGTCacattgctgctgctccagagtcTTTCCCCAACAGCACTTGCTCGAGGCCTGTAAAGGTATATGAAGTTTTAGAGTAGGTGTGGTCTATAACCAAGaatgcatcttttttttttaaaaccaggTCTAATATAATACTTCAATACCCAGCAGCATTACTTTTCATAGCTGCTTAGGTTCAAAGCAGTGCACAAAGCACTGTTAGCACTAACATACAGTCCTGTGGGATTAATTAATGCTTCTTACAGCTGGCTTTTTAAACTCCAATGATAAAGCAGTCCATACCATAATCTTGGTGTCCATACCATAATCTTGGTGTCAGGTTAGTTGCATCCACAAATTCGCCCCACAGGCAAGCTTCTCCACCTATTAGAAGTTTCTTCTGTTCTTCAGATCCTGAATTCAAACCAGAAAATCAGCATTCTTCTCTGTCCAGAAGATGGGCATACATCAACAATTAAACAGGACTGGTGTTCAGTTGTTTTCATGTAAAATACCTGAGCTATCCTGAGCATTAACTTATATTTTGGTAGTCTTGTTACTGAATGGGAGAACCACCAAGCcatttgcccagagaagctatTTCTCTGCTCTGTCAGAAAGGATTTTACCTTGTATGCTCTGAAGAGATTCCTCAGCTTTTTGGCATTCCTCAAAGATTTAAAACCTGATGGAAACTGTTCATTCTATCACATACAGAACATTCCTTGAAAAAATTACTTAGTCAAGTATTCTCCGTATTCTAGAGTCAAGGCTCCCTCGCACAAAATGAAAAGCCCCATGGAAAGCATAAGATGTTTAGATACAGGGAGAGAACATGTCTTTTTCTAGACTAGTTTAACAATCAAGAAGCTTGGTAACATAAATTCAGAGTCTGTCTACGAACAGCCATTTTGCACAACTCTGCTCCTAAAGCATCTGCCTACCTAGTCCAGTATTCTATCTTACGCAAACACTAGTATCAGATGCTTGAGGAAGGTAATACCTTTCCCTGTAAGAAGTGCAAAGTTCCTTTTTTAAAGAGTTTTTCAGAAGTTCTAGCTGACCATAATTCCTTGGATGATACTATAATCACAGTGATGGAGTGGCCGCTCTGAACAGTCCTATTCTTTCCATTTACAATGTACTATAAACCAAAGAGTTTCATGCACAGAACATGCATATAAAAAAGGTAACAAACCAGGGAAGTTAAGTGGTTCAACACTGTAGTATTTCTTCCAATCTTGCCCATAACTAATGTAGTCTAAGTACCATGGTGCTGACAGGATGGCAGTGAAcccagctcctgtgactctgctcaGTTCAGGAGCGTAGTTATTTGCCATCCACACCTGAACTACGGTGTCTGGTTTCAGCTAAAGGAGGAAATgacaaaagacaaaataaacaaactaaCCAACTTAACCCAAAACTACTAAAGGCAATCCTAATTGCAATTACTAGTGGCAATCCTAATTGCTGTTATCAATGAAAAGAATAATAAATTTCCAAACTCTCTATTTTGTTTTGAAGAGGAACATTTTGGAAACTACCTTTTGTCACCCCTCCCCCACCACCCACCCCACCCCAGTCTAAAGCTGATTAgctttttgctggttttaaaaACTCAGCTGGAGTAAAGCCTAGGTTATACTACAGACAGTTAATGCTTTAAGAGGATTCCTACATTGCACCATGTATCTGACTAGCTCTTAAATGCCGAGCATTTGGTGTTACTAGACCAGACACATAGttacatgagaaaaaaaaaaaaagcatagaTACTTCTCCACTCTTTACTCTGATGTTTTAAAGCTATTATATTAACTGTGCTCACctttaaaaagcatttcaatGCTGGTGTTCCTGTTTCACCTATTACATATTCAACAAATGATAATTTCAAGGGATTGAAATTACCCACAGCTGGAGAGACTTGCTAATGTCAGCAGACGTTGCTTTAACTCTTAAAGAGACAAAGCCAGATCTACCTAATAGTCTGGTCTGGAAGCCTCACACAATATTGTGGTGTTATGCAAGAGTACTTTACTAGTTTTTCCATCTTACCTGTGCTTTGTGATCAAACACTTCTTGCCAGACCATTTGTCCTTTGTTGTAGGAGGAAACAATGTCCAAAATGCTAGAATTTAGAAATAAGATCAGCTTTGTGAACTTCAATGCTTTAAGTACAAACATTCAAAGTAGCAACATTTTCTACCCCACGGCATATCAGACCATTCCCACCACTGCATAGGGGACCAAGAAAAAGCAGGTTGTTCTGGTTTCGGAACCATGCTTGCAGAGCATGTTCTACCATGTAGAACAATGAGCACATGCATTAACACAAACCAGCAATTCATACAGGGTGACTAAGTCCGTGTTATTTaaggagaggaagaaatgtCTGCAAAAACTTCCTCCCCACCCTTGTGCTGACACTACTGAAGATACCTAGTTTAAGATACCCAATACATTCACAGTGTGTGTAAAACTAGCTTATATATCCATGCTGTGTCCAACATTTTAAAGCCATGAACTTCAGACgtggtattttaaaatcaagtaGATAAGTTTCCAAATATGTGgcaatttttcaaaataatgttAGGTATTAAGTCAGCTTCCATATCTGCACCTCAATGCCACCCTCAAAAAATGGCTGTGAAAAACTGAGCAAGAATGAAAAAATCAACATACTTCTGAATATAGTAAGATTCCAGTTTAGCATAGTCAGTGCCAAAACCTTGCTTCTTCATGAACTCTTTCACCTCAGGGTTAGATTTCCTTAAATAATAACAAGAAAACAAGTTTAaaagaagattatttttgttgtgCTTTAAACCAGATTTCCCAATAATTTCTACCtatgcacagcacactaactgATGCCTTAGCATGCCACAGCATGGAACACATTgcagagcagaagcagcaggttAACATGACTTAGATATTTTGAAAGAGTTTCATCCTGATTTGAAATAAAGCCAACAGACCTAATTCTCTGGTAAATCTGATGGAGTCCCTGTTCTGAAGCAGTCTCTGGCAAGCTGCCTCCTAAGAGCTTTGGGGTTCCTAGCATCTCAGACACTTTGTGCCAAGGTTATCAGCAGTCTGATAACTCAACAATTTTGTATCTCTACCACAAAAAGTAAACCAACATTTCTGTGCTACAGCATTTGCCAGAAGTTTTCTTTCCCTACAAAAATTAGATCATGTCCTGAGTGTTTGGATTTGATCTTCAAAGAGAATGTAGAAATACTAACTAGATCAATCTGAATACTCATCAAAATGCTCCAAATCCTTTATTATTAGTTAAGTCTCTCCAGAAGTGAGACTCCAAAATATTCAACATCCACAACTGAATTAAGAACACTATTAATACCTGCTGTACTTCTAATACAAACACACATGAATCTGGTAATTCTTACTGTTACCAGATTTTCTGGTGGGCAGAACTCAGTGTAAACATCTACTTTAACACAAACCAtttaaatgttaattttctTATCTAGTACTTTTCTAACATACTAGTCCTCTGTCCTGCCAGGGTAATTTTTATAAAGAAATCCTTTAGAATACCTGAATATTTATGAAACTACAAGTCAAAGCAAAATTCTGCACATTAGTTGGTTTTTGAGGATCACAAATGATCTGCCTGTAAATTGTTACGGAGGTAGGAATGGAGATCTTTTGGTTATGCAGTGAAAACTGTCTTATACAACTGAGTTCCATAATTGATGTAGGTAGACAGGTTTAAGAGGCACTAGGTATTTGTTCCTTGAATTGTCACCATACCAACAACTGAAGTCCACTTCATCTCCTCCCAAATGAATGAATTCATCTGGAAATACACTGCTGATCTCTTTAAAGAACTTAGTCATGAAGTCGTAAGTTGTATTCCAAACAGGATTTACAGGTCCAAAGGACCCAGTTGGCTGTCCTCCATTGTAACAAGGAGTGAGAAGATCTTTTCGAcctaataaaaacaaataatagCTGATACTCAAGTTTCATGTTGCTATGCTAACTTTGCTAGCAGGAAGAAGCAGTTAGCCATATTAAAAAGGTAAATATTCATGACCTAAGCGCTCACCTATTTTAAATATAATCAAATGGAAGCAAGATGAAATAAGACAACTTGTCAAAGGCTGAAGAATCCTCTAACTGGCAATCCGACTCTTGACTTTCAGATCTATTATTTAACACACACTAATATATGTAACATGTCATAATACCTGGAAAACAGCATTTGGATAACTActtgaacaaaagaaaaagctttaatGAATATCAGATGGAAGCCAGTTAGAAGAAAGCCAAACATAATGAGTATGCTTCAGaggcttcttttctttttttattactctgGGTTTTTAACACCTAAGTCAGTGTGAGGTACATAGCTCAAGGTAGAATGATGTCTAAAGCAGAATGTATCTGTACCCTTGCACACAAATCTAGCATAGAACATGTCAAATGAACGTGTTGTTCAttcattttatttcctgtaaCCTGTAAAGGTCATGACATCACTTAATGCCTCTTCCTTACCTCTTATCAAGGGCCTTCCAAAGCACTTTATTGGTTActtcttaaaaaattaatttgtttgctACTACTTACCACAATTTCTTAACAATTAATACTTTCTTGGGCATACCTTTTCCCCAAGACTGCGTGTGTCCTGGTGTATCAAACTCCGGGATAACTCTGATGCCTCTCAACCGGGCATACTCAATCACCAGACGGACATCAGTAGGAGTATAGATGAGATTAGAGGAGTATGCCCCCTGTGAAATATTCACATTTAAGAGACAATACACTATACCAGCAGATGACAAAATCTGGACAGAAGTATTTTAACTTAGACTGGAGAGCAGTTTTACAAGTTGGCTGTGGTTTATCAACTGCACAGACATAACTTTTGACTTAACttgtggagaggaaaaaaaaccccaccaaaacaaTAAACTCACAACACTGAGACAAATCGCCTTAAGGAGACCTTCCTTTTCTCCTTAGCTTGCAGTTactgaaaaacacagaaaagctagtttcttttcctgcagaatTTTGAATGATatgttttcaattcttctgtaCAGAGGCAAGTTATTTTTGCCCATTAGCTCTGAAACATAGGGCACTCACTACATAACATACAAGACTAATGGAAAAATTCTGACAAGTCAGAAAGAACTTCCAGCATCTCTGCTTCTTGGTTTTGTGTGTGACTAATTTAGCATCAGGACGTGTTTCTTTAGTGACACTAAATTTGAGTGTAATTCCACTCCCACACAGCCAACAAATGTGACAATGACCCAGACTACTAGAGTTTGGTGAAAAAGATGCTTGCCAAAGATGCTCATGATAAATAGCACCTTAAGCTTCTGCTTATCTGAAAATGGTTTCCACAGCTGAGTTACtcaaaaaaggaaacagcagaCAAGAAGCCTTTCTAAGAGAAGCTTGTTGAGACAAAGACCATATCCCTCTGTCTAGCTGTCAGTGGGATATATGACAACTCTGCTAGAGTTTACTTTTACCACAAAATATAATCTGACTGCACTATGCAACACCTACAGTTTTTGAACTATAAAATTCTTCATAGCATCTGCTCTAGCACTGCCAACATAATTTTCATGAGGGTCAGATTCTAGCaagcattttaaaacataatCACAAATCTTGTACTTAAGTAGACTAAGCCTAACTATTCTTAACTACATTTGATTTGGCTCCTACTGTACCATGACTGAGCAAGAACCTCATGGTGGCTCTCACTAATGTAACAAAGCCTACTATGCATCTAAAAATAAAGAGACACATTCCACTGTATTTGCTTCAGGAAACAACCTTGCACTTTTGGATCTCTTACAGACATGGTGTGTTTTGTAAGGATAATATTACTATTGCAGTGGTGCTACGAGCTGGCAGAAAAATCTCTTACATTTGTTTGAGTGGCAGAAGTCAACCAGTTAAAGAAACCCATCAACAGAAATCCAAGCATTGTTCACTACTTATTTGCATACCATTAGTGTTCGAAGGCCTGCAAACACTGAGGATAATTCAGAAAATTTGCACAAAGAGTAAAGGTGGTCGTTTACCATGTATCCAAAAGAAGACTCAGAAATGGTCCACATAGAAACTCAGGCAGGATCCTAAATATGGACTTGCTGGTTACTGGTCCCATGGTACTGTTTCACAATTAGCATTGGTACTCAAGCATTGGTTAACTCTGCatgttattttcattaaatatgtGTCAGAATTCTGCCCTTCAACCCTGCTCCAATGATGTCCACTCACCTTATCACTTAATTCAGGGAAATAAATGCTCTGGTAAGGGAAGGACTGATCATCTACTATATGCCAGTGGAGAACATTGAACTTATTAAAAGCCATGGCATCCTGTAACAAATAATGCAACAGAATCTAGTTAAACATTTCATTCTCATAGAAAATCTATGCAAAAAAGTGGCCTTGTCCCAGCATATCCCAGATGCCTAGAGCAacaactaaaaaagaaaaaaaacctcaaccaaACCACtcaaaaaatcaaccaaaataCACCAATCCCCCCCACCAACAAACCAGAAAAGCATTCTATGTTTCACTGAATCCTAGAAGCACACACCTCTacttctccttccctctgctgtCAACAAACTCTTCACTTGACCCCCATTCTACCAGCCTGTGTAGTATGAACTGCTATGAACACTTATGAATTTCTTCCACTTCAGAACATGTACCCTGAGATTAGTTCGGGGGCTTACAGCATGGTGCTACTAACGCCAAGGTCATA includes:
- the HEXB gene encoding beta-hexosaminidase subunit beta, with the protein product MSRAMGLAGLLLGLVVVPAVLVSTSLRHGAPRTEAEPEPEPEPEPSDWELAADVVPEDSLWPLPQWVRTYPRQLQLAPSRFQLVHGAGSSAGPGCELLQDAFRRYYEYMFGHSRRRTWGRRPLAARAEPELFQLQVVIEAGDPGCDRRPHLTSSEAYHLTVTEPVAILKASEVWGALRGLETFSQLVHEDDYGRFLVNESEINDFPRFAHRGVLLDTSRHYLPLKSILTNLDAMAFNKFNVLHWHIVDDQSFPYQSIYFPELSDKGAYSSNLIYTPTDVRLVIEYARLRGIRVIPEFDTPGHTQSWGKGRKDLLTPCYNGGQPTGSFGPVNPVWNTTYDFMTKFFKEISSVFPDEFIHLGGDEVDFSCWKSNPEVKEFMKKQGFGTDYAKLESYYIQNILDIVSSYNKGQMVWQEVFDHKAQLKPDTVVQVWMANNYAPELSRVTGAGFTAILSAPWYLDYISYGQDWKKYYSVEPLNFPGSEEQKKLLIGGEACLWGEFVDATNLTPRLWPRASAVGERLWSSSNVTNLQDAYKRLTNHRCRMLRRGIAAEPVFVGYCAHEARGP